In Dyadobacter sp. NIV53, a single window of DNA contains:
- a CDS encoding DUF4136 domain-containing protein, whose translation MKKNLILLGMLTVLSGVAFAQNPQQSEVNMKHGLTYNWIVPDMKANQNPMYNSSFSRQRIQQAFDIALADKGLSRNTRHPDYLLQFHTYTQRIQRNYNGGGGYPMMGWGRFGWGMPYYGGFGYGGYGYGGYPSTSINTDGTLILDLVDTKTGNIIWQKAITGNVSNPNRLDKQINKGVKKLMKDFPIQRG comes from the coding sequence ATGAAAAAGAACCTGATTTTGCTGGGAATGCTGACTGTTCTCAGTGGTGTAGCGTTTGCTCAAAATCCACAGCAGTCAGAAGTGAATATGAAGCATGGACTAACCTACAACTGGATTGTTCCTGATATGAAGGCAAATCAAAACCCGATGTACAACAGCTCATTTTCGCGTCAGCGTATACAGCAGGCGTTTGACATCGCATTGGCTGATAAAGGTTTAAGCCGGAATACCCGGCATCCTGATTATTTGTTACAATTTCATACATACACCCAGCGTATCCAAAGAAATTATAACGGAGGTGGCGGTTATCCTATGATGGGCTGGGGACGGTTTGGCTGGGGTATGCCCTATTATGGAGGATTTGGTTATGGAGGTTATGGATACGGAGGTTATCCTTCTACAAGTATTAATACAGACGGCACGCTGATCCTTGATCTGGTGGATACAAAGACCGGAAATATTATCTGGCAAAAGGCCATTACGGGTAATGTTAGTAATCCAAACCGCCTTGATAAACAGATCAATAAGGGTGTTAAAAAGTTAATGAAAGACTTCCCGATTCAGCGTGGATAG
- a CDS encoding CocE/NonD family hydrolase — MKNTNTRIISFVLTLFLTSKVVFAQDDVLKELQKIAIIEQKVMMPMRDGVRLASDVYRPKTEKKVPVIFSKTPYNFNSWGDGEMKSGTYQAALDAVKRGYAYVVQNERGKFFSEGNWEILGPPTTDGYDAFTWMAAQPWSNGKIGTLGCSSTAEWQMAVAALDHPAHAAMIPMGFGAGVGKVGPFMEQGNWYRGGAQQMLFTTWLYGTETDNLARPIFPKDAKSEDLARVSRFYDLAPEMPKVDWAQGLKHLPVQDIIQNVNGPKGTYEKMIVRKPNDPEWYKGGLYHESMPFGVPSFWFTSWYDVSMGPNLALFNHVRKNGIDQQIRDGQFLVIAPTLHCAYKRATENTIVGERSVGDARLDYDSLIYGYFDYWLKGEENDILKKTPRVQYYTMGSNKWQFSETWPPAGSEPTTYYLSGKGSANSLYGDGNLTVKPLGKDERPDAFTYNPAFPVPSYGGNVCCTGTAIQGGSWDQHQMETRQDILVYTTDPFKDGVELTGSIETTLYVSSDVKDTDFTVKLIDVYPDGKAYNLDETILRARYREGFDKEVMMENGKVYKLTLSPMATSNFFEPGHQVRIEISSSNFPRFERNMNTGGNNYDESKGVIAHNKVFHSAQYPSVVVLPVVKR; from the coding sequence ATGAAAAATACGAATACTCGAATAATTAGTTTTGTTTTAACACTTTTCCTTACCTCGAAGGTTGTTTTTGCCCAAGACGATGTTTTAAAAGAATTACAGAAAATTGCCATTATTGAACAAAAAGTGATGATGCCGATGCGCGATGGTGTCCGACTGGCAAGTGATGTGTACAGACCTAAAACGGAAAAAAAAGTTCCTGTTATTTTTTCCAAAACTCCTTATAATTTCAATTCCTGGGGAGATGGTGAAATGAAATCCGGAACTTACCAGGCGGCTCTGGATGCGGTAAAAAGAGGTTATGCATACGTAGTGCAGAACGAACGCGGCAAGTTTTTTTCGGAAGGAAACTGGGAAATATTAGGCCCGCCAACTACGGATGGTTACGATGCTTTTACCTGGATGGCTGCACAACCATGGTCTAATGGAAAAATAGGAACTCTTGGCTGTTCATCCACCGCTGAATGGCAAATGGCGGTTGCAGCTTTGGATCATCCCGCTCATGCTGCAATGATTCCAATGGGTTTTGGAGCAGGAGTTGGCAAAGTGGGGCCGTTTATGGAGCAGGGTAACTGGTACCGTGGCGGTGCACAGCAAATGCTTTTTACAACCTGGCTTTACGGAACAGAGACAGATAATCTGGCTCGTCCGATTTTTCCAAAGGATGCAAAAAGTGAAGATCTGGCGCGTGTTTCGAGGTTTTATGACCTTGCACCTGAAATGCCGAAAGTGGATTGGGCGCAAGGTTTGAAACACCTGCCGGTTCAGGATATCATTCAGAATGTGAACGGGCCGAAAGGGACTTACGAGAAAATGATTGTCAGAAAGCCCAATGATCCTGAATGGTACAAGGGAGGCCTGTACCATGAGAGTATGCCTTTTGGCGTTCCGAGTTTCTGGTTTACATCCTGGTACGATGTATCGATGGGTCCCAATCTTGCATTATTCAATCATGTAAGAAAAAACGGAATAGACCAGCAAATTCGTGATGGACAGTTTCTGGTCATCGCTCCTACACTTCATTGTGCTTACAAACGCGCTACGGAAAATACAATTGTCGGTGAACGCAGCGTCGGAGATGCCCGGCTGGATTACGACAGTCTTATCTATGGCTATTTTGATTATTGGCTGAAAGGAGAAGAAAATGATATTCTCAAAAAAACGCCGCGTGTTCAATATTACACGATGGGATCCAATAAATGGCAGTTTTCTGAAACCTGGCCACCTGCTGGTTCAGAACCAACAACCTATTATTTATCGGGCAAAGGAAGTGCAAACAGTCTTTATGGAGATGGAAATTTGACTGTAAAGCCACTTGGTAAAGATGAAAGGCCGGATGCTTTTACCTACAATCCTGCATTCCCGGTTCCTTCTTATGGCGGCAATGTATGCTGTACCGGCACTGCCATCCAGGGCGGATCGTGGGATCAGCACCAGATGGAAACGCGTCAGGATATCCTGGTTTACACTACTGACCCATTTAAAGACGGTGTGGAACTTACCGGTTCAATTGAAACCACGCTGTATGTTTCTTCGGATGTAAAGGATACTGATTTTACAGTGAAACTTATAGATGTATATCCGGACGGCAAAGCGTACAATCTGGATGAGACTATTCTGCGTGCCCGTTATCGTGAAGGGTTTGATAAGGAAGTAATGATGGAAAACGGGAAAGTTTATAAACTTACTTTAAGCCCGATGGCGACCAGTAATTTTTTTGAACCGGGGCATCAGGTAAGAATTGAAATTTCAAGTAGTAATTTCCCGCGTTTTGAAAGAAATATGAATACAGGCGGGAACAATTATGACGAATCGAAAGGTGTGATTGCGCATAACAAAGTATTTCATTCAGCGCAATATCCTTCTGTGGTTGTATTGCCGGTTGTTAAACGATAA
- a CDS encoding REP-associated tyrosine transposase — translation MAEKYRFHKDGLFFITITVVGWIDVFTRKEYADDIIKNLNFCIDQKGLEVYEFCIMPSHIHMICSARNGEVGKIIKDFKSFTAKEMIKLIENNPQESRKEWLLYLFRYFAKGQADKSNFQFWQHNSHPISLESNKWIEEKTNYIWYNPVKAGIVDEPQHYIYSSANPFTELKIIC, via the coding sequence ATGGCAGAAAAATACAGATTTCACAAAGACGGTTTATTCTTTATCACTATCACAGTTGTCGGTTGGATAGACGTTTTTACTAGAAAAGAGTATGCTGATGATATTATCAAAAACCTAAATTTTTGTATTGATCAAAAGGGTCTGGAAGTTTACGAATTTTGTATTATGCCAAGTCATATACATATGATTTGTTCTGCCAGGAACGGAGAAGTTGGAAAAATAATAAAAGATTTTAAAAGTTTTACTGCAAAGGAAATGATCAAATTGATAGAAAACAATCCTCAGGAAAGCCGCAAGGAATGGCTTCTTTATTTGTTTCGCTACTTTGCAAAAGGTCAAGCTGACAAATCAAATTTCCAGTTTTGGCAACATAACAGCCACCCGATTAGTCTTGAATCAAATAAGTGGATAGAAGAGAAAACAAATTATATCTGGTATAATCCGGTCAAAGCGGGAATTGTAGATGAACCCCAACACTATATTTATAGCAGTGCTAATCCGTTTACAGAGTTAAAAATTATTTGTTAA
- the bla gene encoding subclass B1 metallo-beta-lactamase, which translates to MKQYLVLSIVILLFGCKSVKVSDKSYTSDQIIIQKVKNNVYRHTTYLQSETFGKVSCNGMVVFDQNEAIIFDTPIDDSTSSELINWIEDSLKCKIIAIIPTHFHEDCLGGLKEFHKHKIPSYASNKTIKYAGLNKYEIPQNGFDNLLELKVGSKKVIAEFNGEGHTRDNIIGYFPSEKVMFGGCLIKETDATKGNLADANVQDWSATVTKIKQKYPDTEVVIPGHGKSGNTALLDYTIKLFK; encoded by the coding sequence ATGAAGCAGTATCTTGTTCTTAGTATCGTGATTCTTCTTTTTGGCTGTAAGTCAGTGAAAGTTTCCGACAAAAGTTATACTTCCGATCAAATTATTATTCAGAAAGTAAAAAACAACGTTTACCGACATACAACTTACCTTCAGTCAGAAACTTTTGGAAAAGTATCATGCAACGGGATGGTCGTTTTTGATCAAAATGAAGCGATCATATTTGACACACCCATAGACGATTCTACGTCGTCAGAGTTGATAAACTGGATTGAAGACAGCCTGAAATGTAAAATCATTGCTATAATCCCAACGCATTTTCATGAAGATTGCCTGGGCGGATTGAAAGAATTTCATAAGCATAAAATCCCTTCCTATGCTTCCAACAAGACCATTAAATATGCAGGATTGAATAAATACGAAATTCCTCAAAACGGATTTGACAATTTACTCGAATTAAAAGTTGGAAGTAAAAAAGTTATTGCAGAGTTCAACGGGGAAGGTCACACCAGGGATAATATTATCGGTTATTTCCCAAGTGAAAAAGTAATGTTCGGAGGTTGCCTGATTAAAGAAACAGACGCTACGAAAGGTAATCTGGCCGATGCAAATGTACAGGATTGGTCCGCAACAGTAACCAAAATAAAACAAAAATATCCTGATACGGAAGTTGTAATTCCCGGCCACGGAAAGTCAGGAAATACTGCGTTGCTGGACTATACAATCAAGTTATTTAAATGA
- a CDS encoding SDR family oxidoreductase, producing the protein MENKKVWFVTGASKGLGLTLVKELLSQGYQVAATSRTVESLTKEAGASSDNFLPLEVDLVSEESVKKAIDKTVEKFGTIDVVVNNAGYGQFGTLEEITDKAARQNFDINVFGSLNVIRFAMPYLRANRSGRIFNISSIAGFLGNFAGWGIYAATKFAVVGFTEALSAEIKSFGVKATVVYPGYFRTNFLESDSFSVIESNIAEYADAKASLDAHQQQINGNQQGDPLKASLVLIKVAADDNPPCIYFWARMQMTWQKQKLRRLKKI; encoded by the coding sequence ATGGAAAATAAAAAAGTATGGTTTGTAACAGGTGCCTCCAAAGGTCTTGGACTTACACTCGTAAAAGAATTATTATCACAAGGTTACCAGGTAGCGGCCACATCCAGAACGGTAGAATCTCTGACAAAAGAAGCCGGTGCATCATCAGATAACTTTCTTCCCTTAGAGGTAGATCTGGTAAGTGAAGAAAGTGTTAAAAAAGCAATTGATAAAACAGTTGAGAAGTTTGGCACCATTGACGTGGTAGTTAACAATGCCGGATATGGACAGTTTGGTACATTGGAGGAGATAACTGACAAAGCTGCCCGCCAGAATTTTGATATCAATGTGTTTGGTTCGTTAAATGTCATCAGATTTGCAATGCCTTATTTACGTGCGAACCGTTCCGGCCGGATTTTTAATATTTCGTCAATTGCCGGATTTTTGGGAAACTTTGCAGGCTGGGGAATTTATGCTGCTACTAAATTTGCTGTTGTAGGTTTCACAGAAGCATTGTCCGCTGAAATTAAATCATTCGGTGTGAAGGCAACTGTCGTATATCCGGGTTACTTCCGTACCAATTTCCTGGAATCCGATTCATTCAGCGTTATTGAAAGCAATATTGCTGAATACGCAGACGCCAAAGCTTCTCTGGATGCGCATCAGCAACAAATCAATGGCAATCAGCAAGGTGATCCGTTAAAGGCAAGCCTGGTTCTGATAAAAGTGGCAGCAGACGATAATCCCCCTTGCATTTATTTTTGGGCCAGGATGCAAATGACCTGGCAAAAACAAAAATTGAGGCGATTGAAAAAGATCTGA
- a CDS encoding IS5 family transposase — translation MNKQFLELTDPQWEAILPFFNLKRKRKLDLRQVMNALLYVVRTGCQWRNLPAQWPNWQAVYYYFDKWKRNGLFERINRVVNQLDRKNQEREEYPSIFCIDSQSVKLSPGIFEDRGIDANKKVNGRKRQLLVDSGGRLWAAHVHAGNIGDGPAALALVPHILYYSDRLEKIYGDQAYNGVFAKNINEFGFDFEKASRPESAKGFVPVAKRWVVERSISWTNYFRRLVKDYEYTTSSSVAWLYLANTQLMLQRICLKNQT, via the coding sequence GTGAACAAACAGTTTTTGGAACTGACCGATCCCCAATGGGAGGCAATTTTACCATTTTTTAATTTAAAAAGAAAAAGAAAATTAGATCTTAGGCAGGTGATGAATGCCTTACTTTATGTAGTCCGAACTGGTTGTCAGTGGAGAAACCTTCCTGCTCAATGGCCAAATTGGCAAGCTGTTTACTATTATTTTGACAAGTGGAAACGTAATGGATTATTTGAAAGGATCAACCGCGTCGTTAATCAACTGGATAGAAAAAATCAAGAAAGAGAAGAATATCCTTCCATATTTTGCATTGATAGTCAAAGTGTTAAACTGTCACCAGGAATTTTTGAAGATCGTGGAATTGATGCAAACAAAAAAGTTAACGGGCGTAAAAGACAGTTACTTGTTGACAGCGGTGGTCGCCTTTGGGCTGCCCATGTCCACGCAGGTAATATTGGAGATGGACCAGCAGCTCTAGCACTAGTACCACATATTTTGTATTATAGTGATCGTCTTGAAAAAATATATGGAGACCAAGCGTATAACGGCGTATTTGCTAAAAATATAAATGAATTTGGTTTCGATTTTGAAAAAGCTTCCCGTCCAGAATCAGCAAAAGGATTTGTTCCAGTGGCAAAACGGTGGGTGGTAGAAAGAAGCATATCTTGGACTAATTATTTCCGCAGGCTAGTCAAAGACTATGAATATACCACATCTTCGTCAGTTGCATGGCTATATTTAGCAAATACCCAATTAATGTTACAACGAATATGTCTTAAAAACCAAACTTAA
- a CDS encoding MBL fold metallo-hydrolase, whose product MHYKSNPDLKNINLPFDWKGTPVDKHGRFVNHEFPFVNSFSDMIKWQTSRNPQKEEKKNDTWRLEADFESGFLESKTDCIVWLGHASFFIRLAGISILIDPVFFNVSLIKRLSPLPVSPEQFQNLDYILVSHDHRDHCDEKSIRLLTRNNPEATWLTGLNMDKLLKEFSGSSKIQAAGWYQLFETDKRIKITYVPSRHWGRRSINDTNLRLWGGYVIEGMDKTIYFCGDSGYGSHFADIAQAFPNIDYCMIGIGAYKPEFFMAQSHTSPSDAVKAFQDTKAKTMIPMHYGTFDLSDEPVGDPFRVLKKLETDKDLKEKIKYLKAGEMVLMN is encoded by the coding sequence ATGCATTACAAATCCAATCCTGACCTGAAAAATATTAATTTGCCTTTTGACTGGAAGGGGACGCCTGTCGACAAACACGGAAGATTTGTGAACCATGAGTTTCCGTTTGTTAATTCTTTCAGTGATATGATTAAATGGCAGACTTCGAGGAATCCACAAAAAGAAGAAAAGAAAAATGATACCTGGAGACTTGAAGCAGATTTTGAAAGTGGTTTTTTAGAGTCAAAAACGGACTGTATTGTATGGCTTGGGCATGCTTCGTTTTTCATTCGTTTGGCAGGAATTTCAATATTAATTGATCCGGTTTTTTTCAATGTTTCTTTAATTAAGCGCTTATCACCCTTGCCGGTTTCTCCTGAGCAATTCCAAAATCTGGATTATATTCTGGTTTCACACGATCACCGTGATCATTGTGATGAAAAAAGTATTCGCTTACTGACCAGAAATAACCCCGAAGCAACCTGGCTTACGGGCCTGAACATGGACAAATTGCTGAAAGAATTTAGTGGAAGCAGTAAAATCCAGGCGGCAGGATGGTACCAGCTGTTTGAAACAGACAAGCGCATTAAAATAACTTATGTGCCATCCAGGCATTGGGGAAGGCGATCCATCAATGATACTAATCTGCGATTGTGGGGTGGTTATGTGATTGAAGGAATGGATAAAACAATTTATTTTTGTGGTGATTCGGGTTATGGAAGTCACTTTGCTGACATAGCCCAGGCCTTTCCAAACATTGATTATTGTATGATAGGAATAGGCGCTTACAAACCTGAATTTTTCATGGCACAGAGCCATACTTCACCGTCTGATGCTGTTAAAGCTTTCCAGGACACAAAAGCAAAAACGATGATTCCCATGCATTATGGCACTTTTGATTTATCCGACGAGCCAGTTGGCGATCCGTTTCGGGTTTTAAAAAAATTGGAAACAGATAAGGATTTAAAGGAGAAAATAAAATATTTGAAAGCAGGGGAAATGGTGCTGATGAATTAG
- a CDS encoding aspartate/glutamate racemase family protein encodes MKRIALLGGTSWPSTIEYYTKLNQLINQELGGHHSCPMILYNIDYHEIKSGYANGWNEIPGLLKTEIENILKLNPDGLIICNNTLHKAFDLIKNEMHIQVPVFHIIDLTKTYILENNWQRVLLLGTKFTMEDDFFKQPLIDAGIQVEIPDLHERIEIQEIQSELAKGIITKEYEEYFQKLTNKYVDYDAFILACTELPLAFEKVNSKPVLINTITLQCQKAIEFIIN; translated from the coding sequence ATGAAAAGAATCGCGCTGCTCGGCGGCACAAGCTGGCCTTCCACTATTGAATATTATACCAAACTAAACCAGCTGATTAATCAGGAATTGGGTGGGCATCACTCCTGCCCGATGATACTTTACAATATTGATTACCACGAAATAAAGTCCGGATATGCCAACGGCTGGAATGAAATTCCCGGATTGCTGAAAACAGAAATTGAAAATATTCTCAAACTAAATCCGGATGGCCTCATTATTTGCAATAATACGCTGCATAAAGCTTTTGACCTGATCAAAAATGAAATGCATATCCAAGTCCCGGTTTTTCATATTATAGATTTGACTAAAACTTATATTCTAGAAAACAACTGGCAACGCGTACTGCTATTAGGAACAAAGTTTACTATGGAGGATGATTTTTTCAAACAGCCTTTAATTGATGCAGGAATTCAGGTCGAAATCCCTGATTTACACGAACGTATTGAAATTCAGGAGATTCAATCGGAACTGGCAAAAGGAATTATTACCAAAGAATATGAAGAATATTTTCAAAAGCTTACCAATAAATACGTTGATTATGATGCATTTATATTAGCCTGCACAGAATTACCCCTTGCATTTGAAAAGGTAAATTCGAAACCGGTTTTGATAAATACCATTACATTGCAATGTCAAAAAGCAATTGAGTTCATTATCAATTAA
- a CDS encoding HAD family hydrolase, whose protein sequence is MESSDLKILFFDIGGVLLSNGWGHESREMAAEKFGLDYKEMDQLHNFIFNVYEIGSITLDQYLDTVIFNHPRDFVREDFKEFMYAQSVELPDMLAWLKEWKKDCGFRIISINNEGKELNEYRVQKFKLHICFDAFISSCEVKMRKPDPGIFQLAMGIAQATPSQCVYFDDRIMFTNTAKKLGIRAYQHTGFESTKAILEGLKKEQFDRVI, encoded by the coding sequence ATGGAAAGCAGCGACCTTAAAATACTTTTTTTTGACATTGGCGGAGTGCTGCTGAGCAATGGCTGGGGACACGAATCGCGGGAAATGGCTGCGGAAAAATTTGGATTGGACTACAAAGAAATGGATCAGCTCCACAATTTTATATTCAACGTATACGAAATTGGAAGCATTACTCTGGATCAATATCTTGATACTGTTATATTTAACCACCCGCGTGATTTTGTCCGGGAAGATTTCAAAGAGTTCATGTACGCTCAGTCGGTAGAATTACCGGATATGCTTGCATGGCTTAAAGAATGGAAAAAGGATTGCGGGTTCCGCATTATTTCTATTAATAATGAAGGAAAGGAACTCAATGAGTACCGGGTTCAGAAGTTCAAGCTGCATATATGCTTTGATGCTTTTATATCATCCTGCGAAGTGAAAATGCGTAAACCTGATCCGGGTATATTCCAGCTTGCCATGGGTATTGCACAAGCCACGCCAAGCCAGTGTGTGTATTTTGATGACCGTATAATGTTTACCAACACAGCAAAAAAACTAGGTATCCGTGCGTATCAGCATACTGGTTTTGAATCTACCAAGGCAATATTAGAAGGTTTGAAAAAAGAGCAGTTTGATCGGGTTATTTAA